From Triticum aestivum cultivar Chinese Spring chromosome 4A, IWGSC CS RefSeq v2.1, whole genome shotgun sequence, a single genomic window includes:
- the LOC123085047 gene encoding heparanase-like protein 1, giving the protein MAARHLLLLLALVCLHAPHQASAQQPEEATVIVKGSAKIAQTDVNYICATIDWWPPEKCNYNQCPWGQSSILNLDLDHPFLAQAIQEFHNLRIRLGGSLQDRVVYGVGTNSPCSPFTNVSNGLFGFSAGCLSMDRWDKLNDLFQKTGAVITFGLNALHGRYNVQRSFWAGKWNSTNTYDFVKYTISKGYPIDSWEFGNELSGHGTGARVDAKLYGKDVTELKSILRQLYRTPLSQPLLLAPGGFFDQQWYTQLLQTSGHGVVNALTHHIYNLGGGDDVHLMRKIVDPKYLDRAEDTYRDMQLTLQRHGTWASSWVSESGGVFNNGRQLVSNTFMNSIWYLDQLGMASKYNTKVFCRQTLIGGNYGLLDTQTFLPNPDYYSALLWHRLMGNGVLSVDINAPRKLRAYAHCSKRHKGITILLINLSNSTGYNVNLQNDLNVSVERRSGGHRRRGGGLRRAVSWLGSKPSSESTKRDEYHLTAKDGDHQSRTMLLNGVPLELGEDGTSVPAMNPVPAAVDSPVHLAPTSIAFVVLPRFEAKACS; this is encoded by the exons ATGGCGGCGaggcatctcctcctcctcctcgcgcttgtCTGCCTACATGCTCCTCACCAGGCTTCGGCTCAGCAGCCGGAGGAGGCGACGGTCATAGTTAAAGGATCCGCTAAAATTGCTCAGACGGATGTGAACTACATCTGCGCCACCATTGACTGGTGGCCGCCGGAGAAGTGCAACTACAATCAGTGCCCCTGGGGCCAATCTTCCATTCTGAATTTG GATTTGGATCACCCCTTTCTGGCTCAAGCCATTCAAG AATTTCATAATTTGAGGATTAGGCTGGGAGGCTCTTTGCAAGACCGAGTTGTTTACGGAGTTGGGACAAATAGTCCGTGCTCTCCATTCACAAATGTGTCAAATGGTTTGTTTGGTTTCTCAGCCGGTTGTCTAAGTATGGATAGGTGGGACAAACTGAATGATCTATTCCAAAAAACAGG AGCAGTTATCACATTTGGTCTGAATGCACTCCATGGAAGGTATAATGTCCAACGTTCCTTCTGGGCAGGGAAGTGGAACTCTACAAACACCTATGATTTTGTCAAATACACAATCTCAAAAGGATATCCAATTGACTCGTGGGAATTCG GTAATGAGCTGAGTGGGCATGGAACCGGGGCAAGAGTCGATGCCAAACTTTACGGAAAGGATGTAACTGAACTTAAATCCATACTCCGGCAGTTGTATAGGACACCGCTCTCCCAGCCACTCCTGTTAGCCCCTGGAGGATTCTTTGATCAACAGTGGTACACTCAGTTACTTCAGACTTCAGGTCACGGTGTTGTTAATGCCTTGACGCATCATATTTACAATCTTGGTGGAG GGGACGATGTCCACCTTATGAGGAAGATAGTAGATCCTAAGTACCTAGATCGTGCTGAAGACACTTACCGGGACATGCAACTTACCCTCCAAAGGCATGGAACATGGGCTTCTTCTTGGGTTAGTGAAAGCGGTGGGGTGTTCAACAATGGCCGTCAACTGGTGTCAAATACTTTCATGAACAGCATCTG GTACCTAGATCAACTTGGAATGGCGTCGAAGTACAACACAAAAGTGTTCTGCAGGCAGACTCTCATCGGTGGCAACTACGGTCTGCTTGACACGCAGACATTCTTACCAAATCCTGATTACTACAG TGCTCTGCTATGGCATCGGCTTATGGGCAATGGAGTTCTGTCAGTTGATATAAATGCACCGCGTAAGCTGCGTGCTTATGCCCACTGCAGCAAGCGACAC AAAGGAATCACTATCCTCCTGATCAACCTAAGCAACAGCACCGGGTACAACGTGAACCTCCAGAATGACCTCAACGTGAGCGTCGAGAGAAGAAGCGGCGGCCaccggaggcgcggcggcgggctcAGGAGAGCGGTCTCGTGGCTGGGAAGCAAGCCGTCGAGCGAGAGCACGAAGAGGGACGAGTACCATCTGACCGCCAAGGACGGCGACCACCAGAGCAGGACGATGCTGCTCAATGGCGTCCCGCTGGAGCTGGGAGAAGACGGCACCAGCGTCCCGGCCATGAACCCGGTGCCCGCCGCCGTGGATTCGCCGGTGCACCTGGCCCCGACGTCGATTGCCTTCGTGGTCCTGCCAAGGTTTGAGGCCAAGGCCTGTTCTTGA